From the Myxococcales bacterium genome, one window contains:
- a CDS encoding sigma-54-dependent Fis family transcriptional regulator, with protein MVLDSEGHVVHEAGSAAEALAVIEREPVELILLDVKLGEDNGIELLRTLKARGDDGLGGPAADVPVVMISGHATIEDAVAATRLGAFDFMEKPLDRHRVMVTVKNALERRRMWREVNQLRRAVDARWEILGTTTVVNDLRRQIVKVAPTRSRVLITGASGTGKELIARAIHRNSAVSSGPFVKVNCAAIPPELIESELFGHERGAFTGAVAKKRGLFEVADGGTIFLDEIGDMALSAQAKVLRVLQTGEFTRVGGEKSLRTDSRVVAATNRDLEEMVKAGTFREDLFFRLNVVPIRSPDLAERLDDVPLLVESFVAECCDENGFAGKPIDDVVFDRLRAYDWPGNVRELRNVVERLVIMSDEVISERDLPPYLGGPRSAVGRSTGPVATLSLDKYAGKSLREFREEIESEFIRMKLAELNWNISKTAQVLGIERTNLHKKLRALGIHRGEDGKDE; from the coding sequence ATGGTCCTCGACAGCGAGGGCCACGTGGTCCATGAGGCCGGCAGCGCCGCCGAGGCCCTCGCGGTGATCGAGCGCGAGCCGGTCGAGCTGATCCTGCTCGACGTCAAGCTCGGCGAGGACAACGGCATCGAGCTGCTGCGCACGCTCAAGGCCCGCGGCGACGACGGCCTCGGCGGCCCCGCCGCCGACGTGCCGGTCGTGATGATCTCGGGCCACGCCACGATCGAGGACGCGGTCGCCGCCACCCGGCTGGGCGCGTTCGACTTCATGGAGAAGCCGCTCGATCGCCACCGGGTGATGGTGACGGTCAAGAACGCGCTCGAGCGCCGGCGCATGTGGCGCGAGGTCAACCAGCTGCGCCGCGCGGTCGACGCCCGCTGGGAGATCCTCGGCACGACGACCGTGGTCAACGACCTGCGCCGGCAGATCGTCAAGGTCGCGCCGACCCGCTCGCGGGTGCTGATCACCGGCGCCAGCGGCACCGGCAAGGAGCTGATCGCGCGCGCGATCCACCGCAACAGCGCGGTGTCGAGCGGGCCGTTCGTCAAGGTCAACTGCGCCGCCATCCCGCCCGAGCTCATCGAGAGCGAGCTGTTCGGTCACGAGCGCGGCGCGTTCACCGGCGCGGTCGCCAAGAAGCGCGGCCTGTTCGAGGTCGCCGACGGCGGCACGATCTTCCTCGACGAGATCGGCGACATGGCGCTGTCGGCCCAGGCCAAGGTCCTGCGGGTGCTGCAGACCGGCGAGTTCACGCGGGTCGGCGGCGAGAAGAGCCTGCGCACCGACTCGCGCGTGGTCGCCGCCACCAACCGCGACCTCGAGGAGATGGTCAAGGCCGGCACCTTCCGCGAGGACCTGTTCTTCCGGCTCAACGTCGTGCCGATCCGGTCGCCCGACCTGGCCGAGCGGCTCGACGACGTGCCGCTCCTGGTCGAGTCGTTCGTGGCCGAGTGCTGCGACGAGAACGGCTTCGCCGGCAAGCCGATCGACGACGTCGTGTTCGATCGGCTCCGGGCCTACGACTGGCCCGGCAACGTGCGCGAGCTGCGCAACGTCGTCGAGCGCCTGGTGATCATGAGCGACGAGGTGATCAGCGAGCGCGACCTGCCGCCGTACCTGGGCGGCCCGCGCAGCGCGGTCGGCCGCTCGACCGGGCCGGTCGCGACGTTGTCGCTCGACAAGTACGCCGGCAAGTCGCTGCGCGAGTTCCGCGAGGAGATCGAGAGCGAGTTCATCCGGATGAAGCTCGCCGAGCTCAACTGGAACATCTCGAAGACCGCCCAGGTCCTCGGCATCGAGCGCACCAACCTGCACAAGAAGCTGCGCGCCCTCGGCATCCACCGCGGCGAAGACGGCAAGGACGAGTAG
- a CDS encoding arginine N-succinyltransferase codes for MFRIRQSYREDAEQILAVAEHLDTVNLPADRRLIERILELSEHSFAETVPAVEREYLFVLEDLEHKRVIGTSMIHAQHGTKRAPHIFFRVENDERYSYTLDRYFVHRTLRIGYNYAGPTEIGGLILLPEYRGNPESLGKLLSYTRFLFIRMHREVFRDHVLSELLPPLEPDGTSKLWEHLGRHFTGLSYQEADLLSKDNKEFIHALFPDDPIHCELLPAEVRDIIGKVGPETRGVEKILRRIGFEYAGQIDPFDGGPHFVATTDQIPLVRDADRVRLVVVDDADGARPWAVLAAEHPTQRPGFRAVGARVIKMDDGRFGVTRDVVARLDVPPDLPVWLVLA; via the coding sequence ATGTTCCGAATTCGACAATCATATCGAGAGGATGCCGAGCAGATCTTGGCGGTCGCGGAGCACCTCGACACCGTCAACCTGCCCGCCGATCGCCGGCTGATCGAGCGGATCCTGGAGCTGTCCGAGCACAGCTTCGCCGAGACCGTCCCGGCGGTGGAGCGCGAGTACCTGTTCGTGCTCGAGGACCTCGAGCACAAGCGCGTCATCGGCACCTCGATGATCCACGCGCAGCACGGCACCAAGCGCGCGCCGCACATCTTCTTCCGGGTCGAGAACGACGAGCGCTACTCGTACACGCTCGATCGCTACTTCGTCCATCGCACGCTGCGCATCGGCTACAACTACGCCGGGCCGACCGAGATCGGCGGGTTGATCCTGCTGCCGGAGTACCGCGGCAACCCCGAGTCGCTCGGCAAGCTGCTGTCGTACACGCGGTTCCTGTTCATCCGCATGCACCGCGAGGTGTTCCGCGACCACGTGCTGTCGGAGCTGTTGCCGCCGCTCGAGCCCGACGGGACCAGCAAGCTGTGGGAGCACCTCGGCCGCCACTTCACCGGCCTCAGCTACCAGGAGGCGGATCTCCTGTCGAAGGACAACAAGGAGTTCATCCACGCCTTGTTCCCCGACGATCCGATCCACTGCGAGCTGCTGCCGGCCGAGGTCCGCGACATCATCGGCAAGGTCGGGCCCGAGACCCGCGGGGTCGAGAAGATCCTCCGGCGGATCGGCTTCGAGTACGCCGGCCAGATCGATCCGTTCGACGGCGGCCCCCACTTCGTGGCGACGACCGATCAGATCCCGCTGGTGCGCGACGCCGATCGCGTGCGCCTGGTGGTGGTCGACGACGCCGATGGCGCCCGGCCGTGGGCGGTCCTGGCGGCCGAGCACCCGACCCAGCGGCCGGGCTTCCGCGCCGTCGGGGCGCGCGTGATCAAGATGGACGACGGGCGCTTCGGCGTGACCCGCGACGTGGTCGCGCGGCTCGACGTGCCCCCCGACCTGCCGGTGTGGCTGGTGCTGGCGTGA
- a CDS encoding polysaccharide deacetylase family protein, which yields MTRRAALAFALTALTLVGPASAQGPKVPTPRGWPQPAAGASASGETEILLTFDDGPDADTTRVVLDLLRDRGIRAVFFQVGWRFRRGDVAKAQALEHRIIREGHIVGNHTINHVQLCSVDRELGRAEVEGSRALLEQATGMPVPWFRTPYGARCPRVERLLGELGLQHFHWDIDPQEWRGLGAKATAARVIHAINRIDGRGVLLMHDTKFATRFALPEVLKWIDAENVRRRKRGRPGIRIIGGDQVAAEQIAPTLAWLRAAIGHGRAGVDAALVATVP from the coding sequence GTGACCCGTCGCGCTGCCCTCGCGTTCGCGTTGACCGCGCTGACCCTGGTCGGGCCCGCATCGGCGCAGGGGCCGAAGGTCCCGACGCCTCGGGGCTGGCCCCAGCCGGCGGCCGGCGCGTCGGCCAGCGGGGAGACCGAGATCTTGCTGACGTTCGACGACGGCCCCGACGCCGACACCACCCGGGTCGTGCTCGATCTGCTGCGCGACCGCGGCATCCGCGCGGTGTTCTTCCAGGTCGGCTGGCGGTTCCGGCGTGGCGACGTCGCCAAGGCCCAGGCGCTCGAGCATCGGATCATCCGCGAGGGTCACATCGTCGGCAACCACACGATCAACCACGTCCAGCTGTGCTCGGTCGACCGGGAGCTGGGGCGGGCCGAGGTCGAGGGCTCCCGGGCGCTGCTCGAGCAGGCGACCGGCATGCCGGTGCCGTGGTTCCGCACGCCCTACGGCGCGCGCTGCCCCCGGGTCGAGCGCCTGCTGGGCGAGCTGGGCCTGCAGCACTTCCACTGGGACATCGATCCGCAGGAGTGGCGCGGGCTCGGCGCCAAGGCCACCGCGGCGCGCGTGATCCACGCGATCAACCGCATCGACGGCCGCGGCGTGCTGCTCATGCACGACACCAAGTTCGCCACGCGGTTCGCGCTGCCCGAGGTGTTGAAGTGGATCGACGCCGAGAACGTGCGCCGCAGGAAGCGCGGCCGGCCCGGCATCCGCATCATCGGCGGCGATCAGGTCGCGGCCGAGCAGATCGCGCCGACGCTCGCGTGGCTCCGCGCCGCGATCGGCCACGGCCGGGCCGGCGTCGACGCCGCGCTGGTCGCGACCGTGCCGTAG
- a CDS encoding D-cysteine desulfhydrase family protein: protein MSFIRPRLPYPRKVALARTGTPLEPLPRTSAALGVEVLVKRDDLTGAELTGNKVRKLEFLVAEAEDQGADTLITCGGEQSNHARATALAAARRGLRCRLVLRTDDPDRPPAATGNILLDRLAGATIRWISRPDWARRTELMAAEADAVRAEGGRPYVIPEGGSNATGSWGYVAAAGELADDLATLPARPTTILYACGSGGTGAGLVLGARLHGLTARIAGVNVCDDRAYFVRTIGRICADMIERWALPATITADDIELVDGHVGLGYARSRPEELATIRDLCRRDGLVLDPVYTGKAFHGIVTELARDPARFGERIVFVHTGGVFGLFPAAAELAPLL, encoded by the coding sequence ATGTCGTTCATCCGCCCGCGCCTGCCCTACCCGCGCAAGGTCGCGCTCGCCCGCACCGGCACCCCGCTCGAGCCCCTGCCGCGCACCAGCGCCGCGCTCGGGGTCGAGGTGCTGGTCAAGCGCGACGACCTCACCGGGGCCGAGCTCACCGGCAACAAGGTCCGCAAGCTCGAGTTCCTGGTGGCCGAGGCCGAGGATCAGGGCGCCGACACGCTGATCACCTGCGGCGGCGAGCAGTCGAACCACGCCCGGGCCACCGCGCTGGCGGCCGCGCGCCGGGGCCTGCGCTGCCGGCTGGTGCTGCGCACCGACGATCCGGACCGGCCGCCGGCCGCCACCGGCAACATCCTGCTCGACCGCCTGGCCGGCGCGACGATCCGCTGGATCAGCCGCCCCGACTGGGCCCGGCGCACCGAGCTCATGGCCGCGGAGGCCGACGCGGTGCGCGCCGAGGGCGGCCGGCCCTACGTCATCCCCGAGGGCGGCTCGAACGCGACCGGCTCGTGGGGCTACGTCGCCGCCGCCGGCGAGCTGGCCGACGACCTCGCGACGCTGCCGGCGCGCCCGACGACGATCCTGTACGCGTGCGGCTCGGGCGGCACCGGCGCCGGGCTGGTCCTGGGCGCGCGGCTGCACGGCCTGACCGCGCGCATCGCCGGCGTCAACGTGTGCGACGACCGCGCGTACTTCGTGCGCACGATCGGCCGCATCTGCGCCGACATGATCGAGCGCTGGGCGCTGCCGGCGACGATCACCGCGGACGACATCGAGCTGGTCGACGGTCACGTCGGCCTCGGCTACGCCCGGAGCCGGCCCGAGGAGCTGGCGACGATCCGCGACCTGTGCCGGCGCGACGGGCTCGTGCTCGACCCGGTCTACACCGGCAAGGCGTTCCACGGCATCGTCACCGAGCTGGCGCGCGATCCGGCCCGGTTCGGCGAGCGCATCGTGTTCGTCCACACCGGCGGGGTGTTCGGCCTGTTCCCGGCGGCGGCCGAGCTCGCGCCGCTCCTGTGA
- a CDS encoding YebC/PmpR family DNA-binding transcriptional regulator: MGRAFEKRKSTIFARADRMAKLFTRVGRDIAIAVRSGGPTPDANPTLRRVLQNARAANMPKDKIEGAIKKASGQGGADYEIVIYEGYAPHGIAVLVETATDNVTRTVANVRMHFRANGGNFGSTGSVAFLFQRMGVFRLAPHEGDLEELELELIDHGLQELGEGTGDKGEPQLIIRSAFTDFGTLATAIEARGLKLISSASEYVAPTLVELPEDHAKEVLELIDALEGDDDVQAVYHNLA; the protein is encoded by the coding sequence ATGGGCCGCGCCTTCGAGAAACGGAAGTCCACGATCTTCGCCCGCGCCGATCGCATGGCGAAGCTGTTCACCCGGGTCGGCCGCGACATCGCGATCGCGGTGCGGTCGGGCGGGCCGACGCCCGACGCCAACCCGACGCTGCGGCGGGTGCTGCAGAACGCCCGGGCCGCGAACATGCCCAAGGACAAGATCGAGGGGGCGATCAAGAAGGCCAGCGGTCAGGGCGGCGCCGACTACGAGATCGTGATCTACGAGGGCTACGCGCCCCACGGCATCGCGGTGCTGGTCGAGACCGCGACCGACAACGTCACCCGCACCGTCGCCAACGTGCGCATGCACTTCCGCGCCAACGGCGGCAACTTCGGCTCGACCGGCTCGGTCGCGTTCCTGTTCCAGCGCATGGGCGTGTTCCGGCTGGCGCCGCACGAGGGCGACCTCGAGGAGCTCGAGCTCGAGCTGATCGATCACGGCCTGCAGGAGCTGGGCGAGGGCACCGGCGACAAGGGCGAGCCCCAGCTGATCATCCGCAGCGCGTTCACCGACTTCGGCACGCTCGCGACCGCGATCGAAGCGCGCGGCCTCAAGCTCATCTCGTCGGCGTCCGAGTACGTGGCCCCGACCCTGGTCGAGCTGCCCGAGGACCACGCCAAGGAGGTGCTCGAGCTGATCGACGCGCTCGAGGGCGACGACGACGTCCAGGCCGTCTACCACAACCTCGCGTAG
- a CDS encoding NAD-dependent epimerase/dehydratase family protein, whose translation MSNDRRDLSRRDVVRGALAATALGLGAAACSSSKKEPAVAVAVTTPPPPPVRKKILILGGTGFLGPKTVEAALARGHEVTIFNRGKREKLLPLGFEVEHLYGNRDPELPADDERGPDGALLHPDASPKGLEQLAGRSWDVVIDNSGYVPRLVGASAQLLAPRCQQYIYISSISAYDEIPARGGDETARLATIADPTVESMGAEFENYGALKALSERAAEAAFPGRATIVRPGYIVGPGDPSDRFTYWPVRVAAGGEVLAPGSPDDPLQWIDVRDLAAWLVTLAEHGTAGIFNAVGPAAPARWGDVLDACVAGGGGDARLTWVPSAWLAAHEMGGEDAFPIWTAPVGKFAGFHRWRPDRAIAAGLTFRPMADTVAGLLAWYPTELERRVRVTAELRAAAEAKGAPTPKGPDPAALRAGPPRAREAELLAQFHASASK comes from the coding sequence ATGTCGAACGATCGTCGCGACCTCTCGCGCCGGGACGTCGTGCGCGGCGCGCTCGCCGCCACCGCGCTCGGCCTCGGCGCCGCCGCCTGCTCGTCATCCAAGAAGGAGCCGGCCGTGGCCGTGGCCGTGACCACGCCGCCGCCGCCGCCGGTCCGAAAGAAGATCCTGATCCTCGGCGGCACCGGCTTCCTCGGGCCCAAGACCGTCGAGGCGGCGCTGGCCCGCGGCCACGAGGTCACGATCTTCAACCGCGGCAAGCGCGAGAAGCTGCTGCCGCTCGGGTTCGAGGTCGAGCACCTGTACGGCAACCGCGATCCCGAGCTGCCGGCCGACGACGAGCGCGGGCCCGACGGCGCGCTCCTGCACCCCGACGCCTCGCCCAAGGGCCTCGAGCAGCTCGCCGGGCGATCGTGGGACGTCGTGATCGACAACTCCGGCTACGTGCCGCGCCTGGTCGGGGCCTCGGCCCAGCTGCTGGCGCCGCGCTGCCAGCAGTACATCTACATCTCGAGCATCTCGGCCTACGACGAGATCCCCGCGCGCGGCGGCGACGAGACCGCGCGGCTCGCGACGATCGCCGACCCGACGGTCGAGTCGATGGGCGCCGAGTTCGAGAACTACGGCGCGCTCAAGGCGCTGAGCGAGCGGGCGGCCGAGGCCGCGTTCCCCGGGCGCGCGACGATCGTCCGGCCCGGCTACATCGTCGGGCCCGGCGATCCGTCCGATCGCTTCACGTACTGGCCGGTGCGCGTCGCCGCCGGCGGCGAGGTGCTGGCCCCCGGCAGCCCCGACGATCCGCTGCAGTGGATCGACGTGCGCGATCTCGCGGCGTGGCTGGTGACCCTGGCCGAGCACGGCACCGCCGGCATCTTCAACGCGGTCGGCCCCGCCGCGCCGGCGCGCTGGGGTGACGTGCTCGACGCGTGCGTCGCCGGCGGCGGCGGCGACGCCAGGCTGACGTGGGTGCCGAGCGCGTGGCTCGCGGCGCACGAGATGGGCGGCGAGGACGCGTTCCCGATCTGGACCGCGCCGGTCGGCAAGTTCGCCGGCTTCCACCGCTGGCGGCCCGATCGCGCGATCGCCGCGGGCCTGACGTTCCGGCCGATGGCCGACACCGTCGCCGGGCTGCTGGCCTGGTACCCGACCGAGCTCGAGCGGCGCGTGCGCGTCACCGCCGAGCTGCGGGCCGCGGCCGAGGCCAAGGGCGCGCCGACGCCGAAGGGGCCGGATCCGGCGGCGCTGCGGGCGGGCCCGCCGCGGGCGCGCGAGGCCGAGCTGCTCGCGCAGTTCCACGCCAGCGCGAGCAAGTAA
- a CDS encoding hemerythrin domain-containing protein: MTVTSSIADRMDELHGAIDASLAKTAHQLDDGHLPEANAALAELAAGLRRHIALEETQLFPAFARSPAADLELLAAMNAQHREIEALIATMITATATHDRGAALHAKAALHAALGVHDDEEEALCAALDRALDADARAALIAHLAG, encoded by the coding sequence GTGACCGTGACCTCCTCGATCGCCGACCGCATGGACGAGCTGCACGGAGCCATCGACGCCAGCCTGGCGAAGACCGCGCACCAGCTCGACGACGGTCACCTACCCGAGGCCAACGCCGCGCTGGCCGAGCTCGCCGCGGGGCTGCGGCGCCACATCGCGCTCGAGGAGACCCAGCTGTTCCCGGCGTTCGCGCGCTCGCCGGCCGCCGACCTCGAGCTGCTGGCGGCGATGAACGCGCAGCACCGCGAGATCGAGGCGCTGATCGCGACGATGATCACCGCCACGGCGACCCACGACCGCGGCGCCGCGCTCCACGCCAAGGCCGCGCTGCACGCCGCGCTCGGGGTCCACGACGACGAGGAGGAGGCGCTGTGCGCCGCGCTCGACCGGGCCCTCGACGCCGACGCCCGGGCGGCGCTGATCGCGCACCTCGCCGGCTGA
- a CDS encoding transposase gives MLGRRRQQLEFVVTKARVGHGGRRKGAGRKRVGAPTPPHRARPVHDPRQPVHVVLKVVGDVGRLRRRSAYQAMRWAMVRALGRHDFRVVHVSIQGNHIHLLCEADDRLALANGVRGLCISAARRLNLAISEERGVKRRGRVFAARYHATPITTPRQARNALAYVLNNWRRHRADHGGVGQRRAQVDPYSTAVWFVGWAERDGVPFAWPRGFEPLPSARPQTWLLADGWRRGGAPPSLWQVPGAIDG, from the coding sequence ATGCTTGGGCGGCGGCGACAGCAACTGGAGTTCGTGGTGACCAAGGCCCGCGTCGGGCATGGCGGTCGGCGCAAGGGCGCGGGCCGCAAGCGCGTCGGTGCGCCGACGCCGCCGCACCGCGCGCGGCCGGTCCACGATCCGCGGCAGCCGGTGCACGTCGTGTTGAAGGTCGTCGGGGACGTCGGGCGCTTGCGGCGGCGCAGCGCGTACCAGGCGATGCGCTGGGCGATGGTGCGCGCGCTGGGGCGTCACGACTTCCGCGTGGTCCACGTGTCGATCCAGGGCAACCACATCCACCTCTTGTGCGAGGCCGACGACCGCCTCGCGCTGGCGAACGGCGTGCGCGGCCTGTGCATCTCGGCGGCGCGGCGGCTGAACCTGGCGATCTCCGAGGAGCGCGGCGTCAAGCGGCGCGGCCGGGTGTTCGCGGCGCGCTACCACGCGACGCCGATCACGACCCCGCGCCAGGCCCGCAACGCGCTGGCGTACGTGCTCAACAACTGGCGACGTCATCGCGCCGACCATGGCGGTGTCGGTCAGCGCCGCGCCCAGGTCGATCCGTACTCGACGGCGGTGTGGTTTGTCGGCTGGGCCGAGCGCGACGGCGTGCCGTTCGCGTGGCCGCGCGGCTTCGAGCCGCTGCCGTCGGCGCGGCCGCAGACCTGGCTGCTCGCCGACGGCTGGCGTCGAGGCGGCGCGCCGCCGAGCCTGTGGCAGGTGCCGGGCGCGATCGACGGCTGA
- a CDS encoding protein kinase translates to MTAVACPGDETLLAFVEHALPAERAAALTDHVDACARCRVTLGHLAAVEGGAPTQVGRYRLEERLGAGGMGVVWAAWDPMLERRIAIKLLRPEVGPQGAARLLREARALAQLQHPNVVAVHDVGEHAGEVYLATELVDGEPLDRWQRGRSPGAIVDVYVQAARGLAAAHAMGLVHRDVKPSNIFVARDGRARIGDFGLARGAGASPPSALAASGVVTQDGAVVGTPAYMAPEQRAGRPVDGRADQFALCVALAEALGGARPAADSRSLDAAIPAPIAAVLVRGLAGDPDARFADTTALAEALAQAIAAPVRPSRSGLALRPLGVGLALAGLALASGVVFLATRHDDRPAAPTPTTASAPAGLETFVEAMQRTGAHDPRCRDSFGRFDRLGQAPPSGVPAREIALQRARCAMLAGDCAGGAQVLAATLGADGLAPTALATELDREVAMNCSVTDGPWRERLRRLQTQAVRLQFAELPALERALAAAVAIARDAGAELGRADHIDLTNALGFLEEGFARLAGQCDAARRARALGLYDPPAPSAALRACLDGAG, encoded by the coding sequence ATGACCGCGGTCGCGTGCCCCGGCGACGAGACCCTGCTGGCGTTCGTCGAGCACGCGCTGCCGGCCGAGCGCGCGGCGGCGCTGACCGATCACGTCGACGCCTGCGCCCGCTGCCGCGTCACGCTCGGCCACCTCGCCGCCGTCGAGGGCGGCGCGCCGACCCAGGTCGGGCGCTACCGGCTCGAGGAGCGCCTCGGCGCCGGCGGCATGGGCGTGGTGTGGGCCGCGTGGGATCCCATGCTCGAGCGGCGGATCGCGATCAAGCTGCTGCGGCCCGAGGTCGGCCCCCAGGGCGCGGCCCGGCTGCTGCGCGAGGCCCGGGCGCTGGCGCAGCTCCAGCACCCGAACGTCGTCGCGGTCCACGACGTCGGCGAGCACGCGGGTGAGGTCTACCTCGCGACCGAGCTGGTCGACGGCGAGCCGCTCGATCGCTGGCAGCGCGGCCGCTCGCCCGGCGCGATCGTCGACGTCTATGTCCAGGCGGCGCGGGGGCTGGCCGCGGCCCACGCGATGGGCCTGGTCCACCGCGACGTGAAGCCCAGCAACATCTTCGTCGCCCGGGACGGCCGGGCGCGGATCGGCGACTTCGGCCTGGCGCGCGGCGCCGGCGCGAGCCCGCCGAGCGCGCTGGCGGCCAGCGGCGTGGTCACGCAGGACGGCGCGGTCGTCGGCACGCCGGCCTACATGGCCCCAGAGCAGCGCGCCGGTCGGCCGGTCGACGGCCGCGCCGATCAGTTCGCGCTGTGCGTCGCGCTGGCCGAGGCGCTCGGCGGCGCGCGGCCGGCCGCCGACAGCCGCAGCCTCGACGCCGCGATCCCGGCGCCGATCGCGGCGGTGCTGGTGCGCGGCCTGGCCGGCGATCCCGACGCGCGCTTCGCCGACACCACCGCGCTGGCCGAGGCGCTGGCGCAGGCGATCGCGGCGCCCGTGCGACCCAGCCGATCGGGCCTGGCGCTGCGGCCGCTCGGCGTCGGGCTGGCGCTCGCGGGGCTCGCGCTCGCGAGCGGCGTGGTGTTCCTGGCGACGCGGCACGACGACCGCCCGGCGGCGCCCACGCCCACCACCGCGAGCGCGCCAGCCGGGCTCGAGACGTTCGTCGAGGCGATGCAACGCACCGGCGCGCACGATCCCCGTTGCCGCGACTCGTTCGGGCGGTTCGATCGTCTCGGCCAGGCGCCCCCATCCGGGGTCCCCGCGCGCGAGATCGCGCTGCAGCGCGCGCGGTGCGCCATGCTCGCGGGCGACTGCGCGGGCGGTGCGCAGGTGCTCGCGGCGACCCTCGGCGCCGACGGCCTGGCCCCGACCGCGCTCGCGACCGAGCTCGACCGCGAGGTCGCGATGAACTGCTCGGTCACCGACGGTCCGTGGCGCGAGCGCCTGCGCCGGCTCCAGACCCAGGCGGTGCGCCTGCAGTTCGCCGAGCTGCCAGCCCTCGAGCGCGCGCTCGCCGCCGCCGTCGCGATCGCTCGCGACGCCGGGGCCGAGCTCGGCCGCGCCGACCACATCGACCTGACCAACGCGCTCGGGTTCCTCGAGGAGGGCTTCGCGCGCCTGGCCGGCCAGTGCGACGCGGCCCGCCGCGCGCGCGCGCTCGGCCTCTACGACCCGCCGGCGCCGTCGGCGGCGCTGCGCGCGTGCCTCGACGGCGCGGGGTGA